In a genomic window of Pseudoliparis swirei isolate HS2019 ecotype Mariana Trench chromosome 20, NWPU_hadal_v1, whole genome shotgun sequence:
- the linc.pou2af1 gene encoding colorectal cancer associated 2, giving the protein MEAEKAKLTCPQLYYYIVGGSGSARTRFTTRFWTLLDKFGCWPLELSSSSRTVRSPPRAAIMSDKPRVYQGVRVRTTVKELLQRLRAREDRGGAAKTISQACADLQGLCSSTCPVRHVAPPPPLPAAAPSCGARAAFQLDSACDPQMQSSGFHDIQQQFGDMMLPSNGYDGGHNHNNHHNQHHSGYSACLPPPPAFPLPGFQGLSSDADYYGPGMAPCSSPELLTLCNPANHSSDSPQDSFSSSSSSSCYDSPTRMESGYPAGLPCERFHHQHCGLQDCWPGPQESFSAPEYGPYFPPTDYEYACPVEGDYFRRDSQMSSEMCYNVL; this is encoded by the exons ATGGAGGCAGAAAAAGCCAAACTAACATGTCCACAGCTATATTACTATATTGTTGGAGGCTCTGGCTCGGCCCGGACCCGCTTCACCACGCGCTTTTGGACACTTTTGGACAAATTTGGTTGTTGGCCGTTGgagctgagcagcagcagcaggacggTGCGCAGCCCGCCGCGCGCAGCCATCATGTCTG ACAAGCCGAGGGTGTACCAGGGCGTCCGGGTGAGGACCACCGTCAAGGAGCTGCTGCAGCGGCTGCGGGCCCGGGAGGACCGCGGCGGGGCGGCCAAGacg ATATCCCAGGCGTGCGCGGATCTTCAGGGTCTCTGCTCGTCCACGTGTCCAG TTCGTcacgtagccccgccccctcctcttcccgccGCGGCGCCGAGCTGCGGAGCGCGCGCCGCCTTCCAGCTGGACAGCGCGTGCGACCCCCAGATGCAGAGCAGCGGCTTCCACGACATCCAGCAGCAGTTTGGGGACATGATGTTGCCCAGCAACGGCTACGATGGcggccacaaccacaacaaccaccacaaccagcACCACAGCGGCTACAGCGCGTGCCTGCCCCCGCCTCCCGCCTTCCCGCTGCCGGGCTTCCAGGGACTCTCCTCTGACGCGGACTACTATGGCCCCGGGATG gctcccTGCTCCTCGCCAGAGCTGCTGACGCTCTGCAACCCGGCGAACCACAGCAGCGACTCGCCGCAGgactctttctcctcctcctcctcctcctcctgctacgACTCCCCCACCAGGATGGAGTCCGGCTACCCCGCCGGCCTCCCCTGCGAGCGCTTCCACCACCAGCACTGCGGCCTCCAGGACTGCTGGCCGGGCCCTCAGGAGAGCTTCTCGGCCCCCGAATACGGACCTTACTTCCCCCCCACAGACTATGAGTACGCCTGCCCCGTGGAGGGGGACTACTTTAGGAGGGACTCGCAGATGAGCTCCGAGATGTGCTACAACGTTCTCTGA